The sequence ATTGTTGGTGTCGGTCTTTTGCAAGGTTGTAAGTTTTGTAGTTGatcagctgttttcacagacttgtgtttgtttgtttgtcttatcGGGCTCTGACTTCACTTTTTTCACCACCTGGGCTGCcccaaaataaaattcagacCATCCAGAAGTTAACGCTGGCCATCCCAACTATAAAATGGCTGTTTACCTACAATAAAATTATTAAGGCACTAATGACTTATCTTAAACTGTCTTTACACTGTGGCTCAAAGTGACATTGGACAACAGAGAATCTCACTGGCAAACAGTCCCTCATCAGCATTAATGAAATAGTGATGCAGAATCGTTTGCTGTGGTTACAGTAGTTTGGTGAAGGGTTGTTTGCTTTTCAGGCTGACAGCAAGAGGGCCAAAAGGGCCTTTGATTTAAACATCCTCCCATGTATCTGTTAAGTTTATTTCCCACTTGAGACTGCTGCTATTTTCCATATTTGACTTTGTTTATCGCTGTTTACAGTTGATGAATAATAACGTAACAGTgatgtgagcatgctcagtgggaGAAAATCCGCATGAAGCCTGATCTGACCGTTCACACTGTCCACACTGTCATGGAAAAAAAGCAGATCTGAGTCGCATATAAGCAAACGTTTTGCTCCACTTTTTACTGCAGCATGAATGTAACCTTGCAGAACAAGATGTTGTTAACATGTCAAGTGGGAACTTCTTGTTAATAATTGACACACTTTGTTGTCCCATTGTCTCACGCAAAGTTAAAACTGCATAGTGTGTCTGTTGTATATTAATCAGTACTGCTGTGGTATGAAAATTGAATGACAAACTtctaaataataacaaatagaATTTTCCAGCATAACCAGATATGAGTACTGGTCCATCCTACATATCCACAATCCTACATGCCTGTACCCTTGCACAACAATGGTTTTGTCTCCAGCCAACAATGTGTGGTGTTGTCCAGGAAATCTAACCACACAATACCCCCTCATGTGCCCTCCCTTTAATTGCCCAGCATGCTTCACTCTCCTCTGATAAATGGCCCCTTTTGTTTTGGTCCAGCCCACCACCTTTGTTGACATCTACACTTGTTGTGCTTCTGTGAACTGTTGAACTATGTGTTGTCTCAGTATTTCAAACAGTTTTGGATCATCTGCCACTGTACACTGAACTCGTGCGTCATGTTTCTTTGCAGAGGTTCTTGCGGTGAggctgaggagcagagagactgCTGGCCTGAGGTGAACCCTGTATAGTTGTAGGTGGACTCCTGACCTAAAGTGCTATTCAGCACTCCTGTCATTTCTCCATGTAATTTGGTCCATACCATTTCTCGTTCACGTAGACGTATTTAACTTGTGCATGTTCTTGAAATATGTGTTCAGATTGCCTTTCTGTTACACATTAAGCTGCTAttgtagttttttgttgttttaaatcagttttatcaCTATACAATTTGTAATATTTGAATTTTAGCTTACGTAGAGAGATTTTACCTatgaaacatttcatcagtCCTAATGAGGCTGGCTGTCGGATGATTCATTTCACTAAGTAATGCGAATCaagacacacaaatgaactTTTTCATGAGAAAACATCTCAGTGAATATCATGTCTGATTTTAGCGGTGCCAGTTTCGTGCTCTACACTGTATGCAATTAAACACTATGACTCATTGTTATGCTGTTGACTTTCTGTTCATTGTTTCTCTTTACTCTCTACAAAACTGACTTCCTGAATTTGAAGAAGTCGGACATCTGAACAGTGGATTCCAAAGTGATTGTGATTTATGACATGGCTGCTATGACTCATGTTGTTATTAAGATACATTGAACTCCATGAGGGTcgtaaaaggagaaaaacaagcaggtgattgacagctgatttaattatttgattCCAAGTTGGACTGAATGTTGAGTGTATGTGTAGGTGGGTGTGTTTGAGGGTGGGGATTCGATCTTATCAAGGGTCTCAGTGTTTGAGGCGGGCAGAACGACGCTGGTGGTTACAGTGAGCAGCTTTCCCGGTAAACTGATCCTGGAGCAGCTTGACTTTTGAACAGTATAACAATGAGACTCGGTCTGTGGCCGCAGCGTGTGGGACATCTGAACCGCTTTCAGATCGCATCAGTGACGGATAACTGAAGTGAAGTTTTGATAGAATCCACTGCATGTGTATTTGATCTGACCCTGGGTAAGTCTACATTTTGCTTCTTCATTTCCGAATTGAATGTTTGAACTGATAATTAGGTCAGAAGATATTAGTTGCAGCCACCTTTAGGTCTATTTAGAAATACTAAGGTAACACAGGCTGAAAAAACTCAGATTATCAAGTTTATTAATACACGGATGTCACCTTGTCATAGCTGCCGAGACATTTATATGAACCTGAAGCCAGAAAGACTTTCCGTAAATCCATACGTGTCAACACAGACGTCCTGGAGCTTTCAAAAGCTCTAACCGCAATGAGATGGACATTTCCATTCAGATAGACTACCACTTGACTCGAAAGTAACATTTATAGCCTGCTTAGAATAGCTTTTGAAATAAGATTTCAGAAAACATAAGAATCATGAAAGACCAAAATGTGATCTGTGTTGACATTCATATTTACATccaatcaaaaaacaaaagcttattAAAAAGCcagtacaaacacaaatttTGGTTAAATGTAGCAGCACTGACTTCTCTGTAAGCAGTATGTTATGTTACATAGGTACTATGTCACTTGTGCCATCTTTCGCATCGCTAATAATGAGGCTGAATAAGACTGCTTATCTATCCTTTATGTCTCCTTGGATGTTTTGAAACAGGTGACTTCCCGTTGCGTGACCTCTCAGTTCATTAGATCGACGTGTCGTGAAGACGGGGGTCTTTGCTCCGAGCCCCACCTTGCTGGATTGTATGTAATTTAAATTCTCTTATTAGAATATCTTTGATGTATCCTATAAACAGAAGTGATAGCAGGGCATTTTGATGGTGCTTTGCTAAATCTCAGAAGCGCATGATTGCACGCTGAGTCGTCAGTGGTACACATACTGTGTATTTGGTAGAGGGAACACGTCCGTGCTGTCCCCAAGCTGTCTGTATGGAGAGGCAGGCGCTGCAGCGGGCCAAGGAGGCCTTCCTGAGCGGCAGGACTCGACCTGTGGAGTTCAGATTGCAGCAACTTCATGCCCTTCAGAGGATGATcactgagaaagagacagagatatcCACTGCTCTCAAACAGGACATCAACAGGGTGAGTGGAGTCAGACTCAGCACTACTGCATGTAACATGTATTCTTTTCTAGAACACAGTAGGTCAGTGAGTGAGTCTGTTAGATCGTAGTAGTTTGTGGTATACCTCAAGGTAGTCATCTTGGACCACTTTGGTGGTGGTATATTACAGAGCAACCACATTCCCTGAATTATCCATTGAGTTAAAAATCTAGTATATGATTgggttaaaacaaacaaacaaacaaacaagagataCCCAAAACTCAACTCAAGGTATTGTTATCAGGTCATGATCCAAATGGGTCTCTAAACCTAGACTGCAGTTGTCCATAACTGGTGAATTCATACAAGAGGTAGACAAAGCTAAATTACAAGGCTTTGTCCTTGACAGTCGCCTACTATTGACCAAGCCCATTAATACTGTGGCTAGTAAAATGGTCTGAGGCTGGTTGTTCAACAGTGCATCTGCATCTAAAGCAAACTTTACTAATTGCAAGTTGTGCTCTCTGTAGCAGTCGCATAGCTCTCCATTCAGCAAAGGATTTCCTCAAGCACAGCCAATATAACCACTACACCAGatatctatatatgtgtgtgtgtgttagtattTTAATGTATTGATGTTGATCATATAATGTGTTGTCTGTCAGGCGTAGATTCCAGAAATATCAGCTGATTGTCCAGGCAACAGCTTATGGGGATCCTTTAAATTAGCAAAGAAGTCTAGTATGTTAAGTGTGCTGGGTTTCCTACAGAGCCAATATGACACACCGCTCTTGGAGCTGATTGGGATTGAAAGTGAGATCAAGCTGGCCATAGATAAACTGGCACTGTGGGCGGCTCCACAGCCAGTTGAGAAGAACTTCCTCACCATATCAGATGAGGTCTATATCCAGCCCGAGCCTCTGGGAGTGGTTCTCATCATCGGAGCCTGGAACTACCCCTGGGCCCTCACCCTCCTGCCCCTAGTTGGAGCTATTGCTGCTGGTAGGGAGCCTTTCTGTCTGCAGTCCCTCAGTACCTCCTTGTCGCTCACTTACTTTTAGTCATGTAGATTTTCATTGTCAGTTCTTTTTTGTTGACACTGCTGGTCTGAAATTGCCATctaataaacacaaagtgatATGAAGGTCGTACCCATCCATTATATGTGTTTCCAGTCAATGCTGATTAGACCTCTGCTCAGGCTGAGGATAGGTGGAAATATACTGGGGATGACGTTACCAAAGTCCATGTGCTCATATAAACGATAAAGGTGTAATTGTTGCTTGTTAGTCTGcacaagcaaagaaagagaCTATACGAACTATTAGGTGGAGGTTATGTCAGCATTTCTTGTAggaataattaaagaaaaaggaCCCAAATGCCATTTGCTTCATAGATTTTTTCAGTATTACAATCCAAGCttgttatttttcctgtaaATTAGGAAATTGCTAATTCCATCTCTATTTATACATTAGTGGCTATAGTGACAGTGTTTATATAAATATGTTAAAGTATGTAACataatgtaaatgcaaatgtaaattaGATCATGTGAAGTTCTTCATTCTTTGAATTTTTAGCAGGGTGTTGATGTTTTCTTAAGTCACAGATAAGATccatataaatattaataatgttgGGGAGGTTCTTGCAGTTTTAAAAACTGAGATTTAAAGGATGTAACTGCCCTATCCCCACCTCATTAAGTTTCTTACaggagagtgacagagaaatCAAGAAAACATCCCAAAGTTTCCCATCATTTCAATCAGATTAAACTAAGAGGGAATACAAAAGATTTAACATTTAGAATCTACTTATATGTGAAATTATGTCCAAATAATGACAGTTTGGcttgatttctctctgtgttgcaTCTTAGAGACTCAATGTAGTAAAAGAACAAGCAGGCAGGAAATACAGGTGTATACATGAGAGCTGCTCTGATTACTTATTGTGTAGTAATAACAGGTCAAAGCAGTTAGCATTTTTCTCAgcctgatgtttttattttacagtctgCAACTTTGGAGTTTTGGTTCTGTCTCTCATCAGAGCAAAAGTACACCCAGACACAGTTGGAGACAAGCTGGTGAATGTgttggagcatttagcagctagagagccagttgttgtttttctcaggggtggtggagaccaaaaacagagagTGAATGTTATACTTAAATTCATCAGGTGATACAAATATGACTCCAAATGAACAACAGTGTTGCTCAGTGTCTTCTGGATGTGTAAAACAGTAACTATATTTGAACATATACCTTAGCGTTATAAGTTAATATAATGTTAACATTAATGCCTATGGCTTGTCCTGCTGCCTAGGTTAAAAAACTAGGCTAAAAAAGGAGTAAAATAATGGAAATTGATTCTTTAAGTCTGAATGTTTCTTGCTTAATCAATTTTGCCTCATATTGTTGATTAGTGGTTTGTCTGTACTTAATATGGCTTCATTCATTTACACTATTTTGTTGGTCAAACTTGTATTTTGCAGCGTGTCATATTATatgacaacagagagaaaaatctcCTAGTGTAAACTCCAGTTTGACAGTATCCGCAGCCTTGCGTTGTCACACTGTCACTCGGTGATCTCATTCCATTCACAGGAACTtgtgttctctctctgcaggcaATGCAGCTGTGGTAAAGCCATCTGAGCTTAGCGAGTACTCGTCCCTCCTCCTCCGGGCTCTGCTGCCTCGCTATCTGGACAAGGTCTAAACACCAGCTGCTATTGTTGTTAGAGTAATGTCCTGAGCTGCTGTAATGTCATAGCCTTGTGCCAATACAGCACGGTTAATGGCAGTTATGTTTGACTCCACTGTATGAGGGGGACTCCCTCCATCAGCAGTGACTCACTCTTTCCAAGTGCTAACATCATCTTTACTGTGTCTGGATAATCTCACTCATGTTTTGGTCCTTGTGTAGTTGACATTATTGTATTAGATATTTGCTGCTTATTTCCAGGATCTGTACCCAGTGGTGACGGGTGGAGTGTCAGAGACCCAGGAGCTGTTGAAGCAGAGATTTGACCACATCTTCTACACAGGCAGTGCCACAGTGGGCAAACTGGTGATGGAGGCCGCAGCTCGCCACCTCACCCCAGTGACCCTGGAGCTGGGAGGGAAGAGTCCCTGCTACATCGACAAGAACTGTGACATCAGAACCGCCTGCCGGTAGTCCTAACACACCACTCATCTCATAACCCATAACACATACAGAGAATTAATAAGTTGTACAAGGCTTCTGAGGGTAGCGTGTCATCACTCGTGTAATTAGGCCTCATCATTAATACTAAGAATACAACACTGTGTACCTGATGACTTTGGTGGGTTAGTCCTTTAACAAAAGAGGCAGCAGCTTTAACTGCTATTGCATACTATAGTGTGTCTGTAGTTCAGTTGAAATGTATGCTAAAGTGTTAGCATGAAACCTGCCATCATTGAACACAGTTCATCTATGCGTTAGCATGGACCCAGTTACTCAGACAGTAGTATTTATATGGCGCctttcaaacaaatcaaataagaGTCAAGTCATTTATGAAGGACTGACAAAATTCATGTTTACATCTTGTGAATGTCGTGACATGCAACACCAAAAAACAGTTCTAAATATCACTGTGATATCTCAAACACATTTCAAGTTAGTCATCACAAGTTTTAAATATAGtaaaatacaaaaggaaaaTTGTTGAAAACAACATACGCATATTTGTGTTCATACAAACCACTAGCATGACCCTCCAGCTTTGTGTGGATTAAGTTAGCAATTTACTAGAAAAtggtttgttctttttgttcagCTGCACATGCATTAAAGAACCTCAGAGTGATTTCCTCAAATCCTTTAAACAATGAAATACCTGGTCTGTGTGCAGTCGCATCACGTGGGGGAAGTTTATCAACTGCGGTCAGACGTGCATCGCTCCAGACTACATCCTTTGTGAACCGTGCATACAGGGCCGAGTGGTGGAATGCATCCGACAAACCCTACTGGTACCATGCTTTAAACCTGTCTGAGCTAACATCTTGAACAGAGAAGACACCGCAATGTCTGGAGTTTCATGAAAACCTTTTGATCCATCTCAGGAATTTTATGGCGCTGATCCCAAATGCTCACCAGACTACGGCCGAATCATCAACCAGCGTCATTTCAACAGAGTCATGGGTCTGATGGAGGGTTACACCCCTGTGGTGGGAGGACAGAGTGATGCCTCACAGTGCTATATTGGTAAGAAGATGCAATAATAAGTGAGACTATTGTGCTGAAATCAGTACTTCTGTTTCATGAACACTGATGTTGCACATACAGCGCCAACAGTGCTGAAGGACGTGCCCCCTCACTCCAGGCTGATGCAGGAGGAGATCTTTGGGCCCCTGCTGCCCATAGTGGCTGTGAGTGACATGGATGATGCCGTCCGCTTTatcaatgagagagagaaacctcTGGCCCTCTACATCTTCTGCTCTGATAAGAAGGTGAGAGGAAACACCAGGAACGAGGAGATTTAAGatgttttaatgtgg comes from Scatophagus argus isolate fScaArg1 chromosome 5, fScaArg1.pri, whole genome shotgun sequence and encodes:
- the LOC124059102 gene encoding aldehyde dehydrogenase, dimeric NADP-preferring-like gives rise to the protein MERQALQRAKEAFLSGRTRPVEFRLQQLHALQRMITEKETEISTALKQDINRSQYDTPLLELIGIESEIKLAIDKLALWAAPQPVEKNFLTISDEVYIQPEPLGVVLIIGAWNYPWALTLLPLVGAIAAGNAAVVKPSELSEYSSLLLRALLPRYLDKDLYPVVTGGVSETQELLKQRFDHIFYTGSATVGKLVMEAAARHLTPVTLELGGKSPCYIDKNCDIRTACRRITWGKFINCGQTCIAPDYILCEPCIQGRVVECIRQTLLEFYGADPKCSPDYGRIINQRHFNRVMGLMEGYTPVVGGQSDASQCYIAPTVLKDVPPHSRLMQEEIFGPLLPIVAVSDMDDAVRFINEREKPLALYIFCSDKKASKRMIEETTSGGVTVNDVMMHYTLSSLPFGGVGNSGMGRYHGKHTFDQLSHQRACLIRSLGMERVNLARYPPQNRRRARRARMALGAPLIDMSKRTLVWAIAATIIGLGLFITLLVILLIASGLNCTCWYWRGFYN